In Candidatus Manganitrophaceae bacterium, one DNA window encodes the following:
- the rpmG gene encoding 50S ribosomal protein L33 yields MRDIVTMACTDCKRRNYSTNKNKRNTPDRIELKKYCNSCRKHTPHKEVK; encoded by the coding sequence CGATATTGTTACGATGGCCTGTACCGATTGTAAAAGGCGAAATTACTCGACGAACAAAAACAAAAGAAATACCCCCGATCGGATCGAGCTCAAGAAATATTGCAACTCCTGTCGGAAGCACACACCTCATAAAGAAGTGAAGTAG